Within Planctomycetia bacterium, the genomic segment TTGCGAGGAGAGAATCGTCTAGCGTTCCAAGGTGTCGAGTCGTCGCTCGTTTTCCAACATCTCGAACTTCGGGCATTCGATATCGCGGAACATGCCGTTGCGCGCCGCCCAACCGAAAAGCAATACGAACCCGAAGCTCGCGAGCAGATAATTTACGATCGGCGTGACCGCGAAGGCGCCTGCCGGATCACCCTGAAAGACGCGCACGAGTTCGTAGAACTTCGTCCCGAAGCCGTACATCGCCGGCCCGATGAAGAAGATGATCGTGAGGATCGCCCACGCCCGATTCCGCTTCGGCGGCTGCGGACGTTCCTCAGGGTTTGCGGCTCGTAACATGCGCATAGTCCTTGTGGTGGCATCGTGAAAGGGGGGTGGGAATTAGTTTCCGTGTGGTTCCGGATTCAAATCGTCGACCGGCACGTAGTCTTCGTAATAGGGATAGCTTTCGAGCCACGAGCCGAGCCATTGCACGTACATTATCACCGCGATTCCTCGACGATTCGGCTTGCCGGCTTCGCCTTCGAAGAACCATGTGTAGCGCGGCATCGGCGACTTGGGCGAAAGCAACGGCGGATCGAAGAAGTGCACGGCGTGCCAATCGCTCGTCCGGCGCCCACCTTCGCGCGACAAGTCGGGCCCGACGCGTCGCGTACCGAACAGGACCGGGCGTTGCAACTCATTCTGGTATTCCTCCGATTTTGCGACCGGGCCGTAGCGTAAGGACTCGTTCGAGACGGGCCGCACGAATTGGCTATGACAGTGCCAACAACCTTCACCGACGTAGATGTTGCGACCTTCCTTCAGCAGTGCGGCGATCGCGTCGCGTCGCGCGTCGTCGGTCCACTTGGCTTGCTTGAGGTCGCCGACGTGCTTGCGGAAACTCTCAGGGAAGCGGCGTTCGAGATCCTCGAACTGATAAACCGTATTGGCATTCACGACCTCGCGCGCCGATTGCTCGGGGATGTCGCGATACATAAGCATCGGAACCGCGGCGTTGGCGACGAACGCCAGGACGAAGAAGCCGATACCGCCGATGAATAGTACGCCTGCTTTACTTTCGAACATGGTGACCTACCGCTGTTGCCTTGAGCTTCGAAACGCTAAATCGCCGTCGGAACCGACGCTTCGACCGCCGCCGCGCTCGGACCGGTGAGCGTGCGGAAGATGTTGTAGATGAAGACCAGAATCCCTCCGAACATTGAAAGCCCGGCGAACACACGGACGATCCAGAACGGCTCGGAGACTTGCGTAGAATGATCCCAATACTGCATGCCGGCCCACGACCAACCTTGAAATAGCCCGGCCAGAGTCAGATCGGTGAACATGACGACGATGCCGACGACCGACAACCAGTAGTGCCACTCGCAAAGCTTTCGGCTGTACCACGGCTTGCCGGAGAGACGCGGAATCAGATACGTCATGATGCCCATGAGCCATTGGCTGAATACGCCGAACATTACCAAGTGGGCGTGGCCGACGACCCAATCGGTGAAGTGAATCAATGCTTGAAACGTCAGCGTGACTTGCAGCGCGCATTGAAAGCAGGTGACGAAGTACAGAATCATGCCCGTATAAAACCAGCGCAGCGGTATGTTCGTCGTGAGTTCTCGGCCCGAGCCGTAGAGCGTGCCGAAGAAGTTGACGATCACCGTAGCGACGACGAACTCGACGGCGATCGTGGAGATGACCGCGCCGTATTGCAGGAACATCGGGATCGGCGTGTAAAGGAAGTGGTGAATACCTTGCAGCGGGTAGAAGAAGGCCAAGCCCCAGAATCCGACGAGCGACAGACCGTGACTCCAGATCGGCTTCTTTAAGAGGATCGGCACGAAGTAGTACATCAGCCCCCAGCCGAACGGCGTGACGAACAGCCCGACGAGATCATGGATAAAGAGTCCGGCGATCGCTCCGGCGTTCGTGCCGCAAACGACATATTGCGGAATGAAGTTTCCCATAGCGTAGGTGAGAAACGTCCAGACGAAGGCCGCCATGAAGTACCACAGCGAGACGTACATGGGACCGCGCGAGCTCATGATCGGCGCCATGAAGTTGATTGCCACGAGCAACAATCCGAGTTGTGCGACGGGATCGATCCAGACGGGAGTTTCGCCCCATTCCACGGCCTGAGCATGGCCGAGCAAGATCCCTCCGGCGGTCGCCAGAACGACGATTTGCCACGCGGTGAAGATCAAGTACGACAGCCCCTTGTTCAGCACGGGGCGCATCGTCAGCCGTGGAATCGCCCAATGCAAAGTTCCGAGAAAGGCGTTGGCCAAGAAGCCGTAGGCGATCGCGTTGGTATGCACCATGCGCCAACGCCCCGGCGAGAGATGCTCGATCCCTTGCAGTTCGTTCCAGCGCACGAGCTGTAGCGCCATCAACAGGCCTCCCAACATGGAAATCACCATGTAGGTGAGCGCTGCGAAGTAGTACCACAGCACGATCCGCCGATCGACGAGGCGATCGATGTCGACCAGCGGCTCCGAAGCTTGAGAAGTTTCGACGACCGACG encodes:
- a CDS encoding cbb3-type cytochrome c oxidase subunit II — its product is MFESKAGVLFIGGIGFFVLAFVANAAVPMLMYRDIPEQSAREVVNANTVYQFEDLERRFPESFRKHVGDLKQAKWTDDARRDAIAALLKEGRNIYVGEGCWHCHSQFVRPVSNESLRYGPVAKSEEYQNELQRPVLFGTRRVGPDLSREGGRRTSDWHAVHFFDPPLLSPKSPMPRYTWFFEGEAGKPNRRGIAVIMYVQWLGSWLESYPYYEDYVPVDDLNPEPHGN
- a CDS encoding cbb3-type cytochrome c oxidase subunit I; translation: MNASVVETSQASEPLVDIDRLVDRRIVLWYYFAALTYMVISMLGGLLMALQLVRWNELQGIEHLSPGRWRMVHTNAIAYGFLANAFLGTLHWAIPRLTMRPVLNKGLSYLIFTAWQIVVLATAGGILLGHAQAVEWGETPVWIDPVAQLGLLLVAINFMAPIMSSRGPMYVSLWYFMAAFVWTFLTYAMGNFIPQYVVCGTNAGAIAGLFIHDLVGLFVTPFGWGLMYYFVPILLKKPIWSHGLSLVGFWGLAFFYPLQGIHHFLYTPIPMFLQYGAVISTIAVEFVVATVIVNFFGTLYGSGRELTTNIPLRWFYTGMILYFVTCFQCALQVTLTFQALIHFTDWVVGHAHLVMFGVFSQWLMGIMTYLIPRLSGKPWYSRKLCEWHYWLSVVGIVVMFTDLTLAGLFQGWSWAGMQYWDHSTQVSEPFWIVRVFAGLSMFGGILVFIYNIFRTLTGPSAAAVEASVPTAI